The sequence CCATCGGCGCAGGTGTCTGAGGCGCCGTCGGCGCGTCGGAGTGCGGAGCATAAGGAGAAGAGGGCATGGGCATCACGGCAGCAGGAAGACGAAAGCCGACCATCACAATGAGGGTCGGCGTGCATTGTCCGGCTTTCGTCGCTGGCTGTCATGTCCGGCGTGGCGTCGGGCGCGCGGTTGCCTATGTCAGGGCCTGATCAGCAAACCGTCGGCGAGCCACTGCACCAGCAGGTTGATCGCCACGCCCGGGGCTTGTTCTGCCCCCACCTGCGGCGTCAGCAGCTCACCGAGCCGGCCGAAGCTCAGGCCCTTGTCTCCGGCTGCGAGGATGGTGCCGAGAGCCAGGTCTTCCAGTGCATCGAGAGAGCGATAGTGCACCTCGGGCGCGCCAGCGGTGGGTTGGCGCCAGACGATCCAGGGCGTAGGCGTGTCGGACTCGACCGGCGCGCGAGGCGGCTCATCGTTGTCGATGGCCTTCCAGATGGCCGGCGTATCGAAGTGGAACAGGAAGCGCTTGAGGGACGGATGCGCTGCCAGGGTCAGCTCCGGCCACTCCTCGGGGGCCAGTGTCTGCAGGGCCTCTGCACTCAGCGGAGTGCTGTCCACCACATCCAGTGCCAGCCCCAATGCCCATTCAAAGGCGGCCATCTCGGTGACCAGAGAGCGCTCGGGTTCGCGCGCCGCGACGAAGGCCGGGAAATGCTGGCCTGCCCAGCGAATCGAATAATGACTCGGCGGGTGGGCCGCGAGGTAGTCACGACACAGCAGCCCGAAGGCGTCATCGCCGATCAGGGTGTGAACGGCCTCGAAATCTCCGCCGAAGACCTCGAAGAGCCGCAGTCGATAGGCCATCGCGTAGATGTCGAGGCGCTCCTCGGCACTGGCAAGCTGATCACTGATGACGGACTCGGCCGCCGCGCTGCGGGTGTCAGGGCTAGGTGTCGCGAGGTAGGCGCCCGTGGTCTCCTGCAGCTGCGCCAAGGCGCTGCGATCAGCACCGCCTGCGGGGCTCGCTTGCGTCATGCGCGCAGCCCTCCGGTGTCTGCCATCTGATTCGTGCGCGCGGCATCCATCAGCGGACGACCACTGCGCCGGCGCAACTCGGCATACTCCTGCATCAATTCCGACCACGGCGGGAAGTTGTCGTCGCGCTCGATCATGGTGGCGACATCGCCGAAGCGTGCCCGCGCGGCGTCATACAGCGTCCACACGGCGTCCGGGACGGGCTGGTCATGGGTGTCGATGCACAGCTCGCCGCCCGAGACTTCCTGCCGGACATGCCCGGCCAGATGATGCTGCCAGACACGCTCTGCCGGCATGGCGTCCAGATAGGTCAGCGGGTCGAAGCCATGATTGTGGCTCGAGACGATGACGTTGTTCAGGTCAAGCAGGATCAGGCAGTCGGCACGGCGGCTGACCTCGGCCAGAAACTCCCATTCGCTCATCTCGTCAGGGCGCCAGGTCAGGTAGCTGGAGACGTTTTCCAGCAATAACTGACGGCCGAGCGCGTTCTGGACCTGATCGATGCGTTCGGCCAGATGATCGATGGTGGCATCGGTATAGGGCAGCGGCAGCAGGTCATGGAACTGATGCGCGCCGGTACGCGTCCAGCACAGGTGGTCGGAGACCCACAGCGGTTCGATCCGCTCGCAGAGTGCACGCAGCTCGCGCAGGTAGCGGCTGTCGATGGGATGGCTGCCGCCGATGGATAGCGAGACGCCATGCAAGGCGATGGGGTAGTGCTCGCGGACGCGTTCGAGGAAGTGCAGCGGTTTGCCACCGGCACTGACACCGTTGGATTCGATGAATCCGGGCCCCATGTAGTTCTCGCTGATGGCCTCGAACCAGTCGATCTCGGGCAGTGTCGTCAGAATCTCGTGGTAGTACTCGGGGCGCAGACCCAGCCCTTGCCCGGTACCGGCGCTGGCGGGGGTAGGCAGGCGAGCGGTGACAGCTGTCGTCATGCGGGAATCCTCTTCTCGACGGGGCGGATCGCGAAGCAGCTGGGCTGAATGGCATCGGCGCGAGCCTGAAGTCACAACCGGAAACGGGAGAACGGTGTGCCGTCCTCCCGTCGGGAATTCGCCACAGGCGCCTGCCAGGGCAGACGCCTGTGCGTGCCTGAGGATCAGCCCTCGATGACAGTACCCCCTTCGCCGATACAGGATTCAGCGCTGGCAGTGTACGACCAGCCTTGGCCCTTGCAGGCGTTGTGACCCTTGCAGGCGCTGTTGGCAGTCGCGCATTCGGAGGTGCCCTTGCAGGAGTTGATGCCGGAGCACTTCACGGCATTGTCACCGGCGTGCACCGGCAGTGAGGTCAGAGCGGCAGTGGAGAACAGCGCGGCGGCAGCGGCAGCGAAGGTAGCGGCAGTAACGGTCTTCTTCATGGTCATGATGGCTTCCTATCGGGCAGGGCCCGTATTTTTTGAATTATGGATCAGGAACATCGTGGTACCCGCTAGCGTCAGACAGCTCGTTCAGGCGGGTCATGACGTCATACGCCGTCAAAACAAGGTTGGATGCGCAGGCGCCAGAAAAAATCTGACATCATTGTTCACTATGCTTGGAAAGGCAGTCCTGGCGAGTTCGTGAGCCTGCTTATGGTACGCTTTCGCCATCATCTGCCCGATTGCCGATATCCCTTCCTCTTGCTGGAGTTCCCCATGCCGGACCTACTTCGACGCCTGTGGCGCATACCGCGCTGGCGCTGGAGCATCGTGCTCGTTCTACTGTTGGGGGGCTGCAGTGCCGTCGCGATTCATCAGCTCGATGAGCGTTTCGGCCCCGCGTCACCGCGTGAGCGGGGGGTGTCACACGACAGTCTTGCCGGACGTCAGTGGGAGGATGAGGTCAAGCCGGTGATCGAGACGCGCTGCGTGGTCTGTCATGGCTGCTACGACGCTCCCTGTCAGCTCAAGATGTCATCGGCGGCCGGGATCGATCGCGGCATGAATCCGGTGCCGGTCTACGATGGCACGCGCCTGCTGGCGGCCAATCTGACCCGGATGTTCGAAGATGCGGACAGCACCGAGCAGTGGCGCAGCATGGACTTCTCGCCGGTGCTCAATGAGCGCTTCGACTCTCCGGCCGCCAATCTGGAGGGCAGTGTGCTGTTCCGTGCGCTCAGCCAGAAGCGCAAGGCGCCGCTGCCGGTGACTGAAGATGGCCTGCTGCCGGAAGACCGCTTCGACCTGTCGCTCAATCGCAGTCAGGTGTGTGCCCCCGTCGAGGGCTACGACAAGTTCGCCGAAGACCATCCTGACTGGGGCATGCCCTACGCCCTGCCACAGGTCAGCGATGAAGAGCACCGCACGCTGGTGAACTGGCTGGCCAAGGGTGGCGCGATGACGGGCCCGGCACCGCTGCCCCAGGCGCTGATGCCGCACATCGAGCAGGCCGAGCGCTTCTTCAATGGCGACAGCCTCAAGCAACGCCTGATGAATCGCTATATCTACGAGCATCTCTTCCTGAGCCATGTGTATTTCCCGGGCATCAAGGGCGCGGACGGACGGCCGATCTTCTTCAAGCTGGTGCGTTCCAGCACCCCGCCGGGCGAGCCGATCAAGCGCATCTCCACGCGCCGTCCCTACGACCCACCCTACGCCGCCTACACCGCCGATGAGCGCGCGAGCATGCCCCACGATGACGCCGGGCGTCCGCGAGTCTATTACCGTCTGTGGCAGGAGCGCGCGACGATCCTGGCCAAGAATCATCTGCCCTATGCGCTGAATGATGCGCGCTTCAAGCGCTGGCAGGCGCTGTTCTTGACCCCGGATTACCCGGTGGATGACCTGCCGGATTACGACCTCAAGACGGCCTCGAATCCTTTCCTGACCTTCGAGGCCATCCCGGCCGAATCACGCTATCGCTTCATGCTGGATGAGTCGCAGAACACCATCATGGGCTTCATCAAGGGGCCGGTCTGTCGCGGGCAGGTCGCGGTGGATGTGATCAATGATCACTTCTGGGTCGGCTTCACGGACCCGAAGATGTTCAGTCACCCGGAAGTGGAGCGCACCCTGGCCGAGGAAGGGGAGAATCTCAGTCTGCCCGCCGAGCAGAGCAGCAATGCGTTGCCGATCAGCTCCTGGATCAAGTTCGAAAGCAAGCAGGCCGCCTACCTCAAGGCCAAGCAGCGTCTGATGTCACAAGCCTATCTGGATGGCGACCTGCGCCTGGATACGCGTGTGATGTGGGACGGCAGCGGCTGGGCCGAGGGCCCCGGCCAGGGGCGCAACCCCAACGCGGCGCTGACCATCTATCGCCACTTCGACAATGCTGCGGTGATGAAGGGGCTGGTCGGCGGTGTGCCCAAGACCGGCTGGATCATCGACTACCCGATGCTGGAACGTATCCACTATCTGTTGGTCGCTGGTTTCGATGTCTACGGCAACCTGGGACATCAGCTGATCACGCGGCTGTATATGGACTTCCTGCGCATGGAAGGCGAGAACAATCTGTTGGCACTGTTGCCGGCGGGGGAGCGCCAGGCGGTACATGACAGCTGGTATCGTGATGTCGACCCGGGGCTTGGGGGGCTGCTGTTCAAGAAGCCGCCGCAGTTCGATGCCCCCAGTGACATTGTCTGGACACCGCAGGAGCTCTCGTCGCCGGACCAGGCCCGCCTTGGCCTGATGCGGCGCATGCAGGAGCGCCTCGCGCCGGAACTCGTTCATGAGCGCAGTCTGAGCAATGTCGTGGATGAGCACGTGCGACATGAGTTGCAGGCCCTCGCTGCGGTGCAGGGAGTCTCGGCCAGCCTGATGCCGGAGGTGACGATCGTCGCGTTGGAGGATGGCACTGATGAATCGCCGCGCCTTTACAGCGTGCTGCGCAATTCCGCCCACGCCAACATCACCAGCCTCTTCGATGAGGAGGAAAATCGCCGTCCTGAGGAAGACACTCTCGATGTCTTGCGGGGCGTGGCGGGCGATTACCCGAATGCCTTCTGGCGATTGACGCCTGACACTCTGACGGGGCTGGCAGAGCGGGTGGCGGCACTCGAGAGCGAAGAGGACTACCGCGCCCTGCAGGCCGATATCGGGGTGCGCCGGACTGACCCGCGCTTCTGGGAGTTCTCCGACAGCGTGCTGCGCACCAACTATGCTGATCGCCCTGTCGAAGCGGGTCTGCTGGACTATAACCGCCTCGAGAACCGCTGATTGCCAGCGGGGCTTGAGCGGCCGAAACACGCTCTGTCGTCAGGACTGTCTGGGTTGTCGGACTGCTTCGATGACTAACGACTGGCCTGACGGAAAGCAGAAGCCCGCCACGCACATAGCGTGGCGGGCTTCTGTCTTGTGTGGTGCCGACATGGCGCCTTGGCGCCTTGGCGGCGGATCAGCGCAGTGTCGCACCGCGTGATGTGCTGTCAGCAGGCGTCATCAGCGACCGCCCTGACACTCGCCCTCGGCCAGCTCGATCAGGCCATCCAGATGCAGGATATGCACCTCGCGGGCACGAATGTCGACCAGCCCCTGGGTCTGGAAGCGGGTCAGGATACGGCTGATGGTTTCGACGGCCAGCCCCAGATAGTTGCCGATATCGGCGCGTGCCATCGAGAGGCGGAAGCTGTACGGCGAATAGCCTCGGCGACGGAAGCGCTGTGACAGGTTGACCAGGAAGCTCGCCAGCCGCTCATCGGCTGTCTTGCGCGACAGCAGCATCATCATGCGGCGATCTTCGTGCAATTCCTTGCTCAGGCTCTTGAACAGCTGGGTTCTCAGCTCAGGCATCTGCTCCGAGAGCGCATTAAGTCGGTCGAAGGGAATCTCGCAGACGGTGGTGGTCTCCAGAGCCACCGCGGTGCCGGGATAGCAATTGCTGTCGATGGCATCGAGTCCGGCCAGCTCGCTGGGCAGGTAGAAGCCGGTCAGCTGCTCCGTACCGCTGTTTTCATTGGTGACCTGCTTGAGACTTCCGGAGCGCACCGTGAAGACGCAATCGAAGGCATCGCCCTGGGTGAAGAGGACTTCCCCTTTTCTGAGTGGCGCGCGACGGCGGATGATGGCGTCAAACTGGTCGATATCTTCCATGTTCAGTGCCAGTGGCAGGCACAGTGAACTCAGCGAACAGGTCTGGCAGCGGGCTTCATGGGCGCGCAAGCGGTGTGATGCCTGTGCATTGGCCGTCATGGTGACTCTCCTGAGGAATGTCACCGCTACCCCTGGGGCAGGGCAGCGGGAGGGGTCTTTCGGGCGCAACGAATGGTGGGGCGGGGCCTTGTCGCCCGCCGCTGCCCTGCTGAGCCGCAGTGTATCGAGCGGCCAGGGTCTGAGCGCTCATCGGCCGAGGCAGCGCAATTCCGTGACGCCATAATATTAGATTTTATTAATTCATTATCCTGCCCAACCCATGGGCGTTGCAAGGTGTGTGAACTTTAGGCCTGGTTGGCCCCGTGTGACCATACCGCGACGACCTGCCTCAGCTGAAGGTGTGAGTCAGTATGCAGTGGCCAGCGCTCAGTCATCAGTCGCTGGTCATCTGGGCTCAGCCAGCTGCGCCGAGCAGCAGGATCAGCGCGGCGGCCAGCGTCGCCAGTGCCAGAATGCCCCAGGCACGTGGCGCTGGTGTGTCAGGCTGACGTACGCCGTTGATGCGATGTTCCTGCATGGGGCCATCGCCTTCGCGCTCGTTGCTGTCAGCGCGCGAAAGACTGCCCAGTGCCAGCATGGCGAACAACACCAGGCTGCCCAGCGTGAGGGCCAGCACCCAGAGATTCCAGAACAGGGGTAGGCCAGTTGTCTCCAGCAGATTCATGTCGTGTCTCCTGAGGGGGCTGTCATGGGCCGCGGCTGGCGGTGTCCCTCGCAGGGGTGGCCTGCTGCAGGTAGGCGAGCAGAGCCGTGATTTCGGCAGTGCCACGCACGTCATTGGGGGCGGCAAGAATCTCGTCTTCCGCGTAGGGTACGCCCAGGCCTTGCAGGGCTCGCATGCGTGCCGCGATACCTTCGCCGCTCAACGCCCGCTCGAACAGCCACGGGTAGGCAGGCATCGCTGAGTCCGGCACCTGACTGCGCGGGTCATGCAGATGCAGGCGCTGCCAGGCATCGTCATGCTGCGCAGGCAGCTGGCTCAAATCCGTCCCCCAGCGCTCGACGCCCCACAGCGAAGGGCGGTCGTAGAAGCGTGCCCGGGTGGTCGTCGCATCGCCGTGGCGCGCCGTGTCGCCCGGTAGATCGCGCACCATGCGTGTGTGGCACTGCTGACAGCCCTCGCGTTGATAGATGCGCTGACCCTCCAGTGCCAGGGCGCTCAGCGGTTTGAGGTCTTCGGGCGCGCTGGAGAGGCTGGGGTGAGCTCCAAGCGGCACCAGCTGGGCGAGGGCGCCGAGGCTCATGGTGAGCAGGCATAGTGCCGTCATCAGGCCGGCGTGACGTTCGAGCAGGACATGTCTCATGCGTAGTGCCCTCCCGAGGATGTGGCAGGGGGCGTGGCCGAGGGTGATGCAGGAGGCATGGCAGGCTGTGATGATGTCTTCCGCGAGCCGGAATTCGGGAGCTGGCGCTCATGAGCGGCTTGCCGTTCGCTCTTGTGGACAGCCAGGGTGTGCATCACGTTGAGGAGCATCAGCAGCATGCCGAGTGCCCAGCAGACGAGTCCGCCCAACGAAATCATCATCGGCATGCGGGCCGCTGCCAGCACCTCGCTCAGGGTGTATAGCGGTCTGCCGTCATCTGCCAGCACATGCCACATGCTGCCTTGAAGCAGCGTGGTGGCCCAGCTGGCGGCAATGCACAGCAGGGTGCCGATGATGGCCAGCAGGGCATGGGTCTTGAGCAGCGCGAGGGAGCGCATCGGGGGCAGCAGGTGATAGGCCATCACGATGGCGACTGTCGCGACCACCCCCAGGCTTGCTGCCGGCGACAGGCTGTTGGCGGCACTGAAGGTCATGGCATTGAGGGTCGGCAATGACAGCAGGCTGTATTCAAGAACCGCAAGGGCGAAGCTGATCAGAGCTGCCGCCAGCAGGCAGATCAGCGGATCCCGGCGCACTGAGTGCCAATCCTCCTTGAGTGTCATCAGGCCATTGAGGCTGAGTGCCAGCCCCGGTGCCAGTAGCAGGAGGCCCATCGCCATGCCCAGCGTCTGGCTCCAGGCCGGCAGGGCGCTCGCGAACAGCAGCGGAGCACCTCCCCATGTCACCAGCAGCACCAGCATCCAGAAGCTGGTGGTCGCCAGCCGATGCGAGTGGAGCGGCCGCCGCGAGCGGCTCATCACCATGTGATGGAGCAAGGCAATGAGGCCGAATGCGAACATGCCGCCGGGGAGTGGCCCGGCCTGCCAGCGCTGAATCAGTGCCTCGAGGCTGCCCGTGAAGAGCGGTATCGATTCCAGCAGGTCGATCGGCACGCTGAGCGAGATCAGCACATGCTGCATCAACACCAGCATCAGGCCGGCGATGAAGTACCAGCAGGCCACCGGCAGGCGGCGCAGCGTGCGCTGTTCCAGTACCGTGAAGAAGACCCACGCCACGGCCAGCCAGACGAGGGTCATCAGCAGATCGACGAGCCAGGGGGCTTCGGCCATGTACTGGCCCGAGGAGTAGCCTGCGACAATCGCCAGTGCGCCGAGCGCGACCACGGCCTGCCAGCCGAGGAAGGTGAACTGCATCAGCTTGAGCGTTAAAGGGGGCAGTGCGATATCCGGTATCGCCGTCTCGGCGTCCGTGCGTGATTCGCGCTGCAGGACACTGTGCATGGCGATGGAGTAACCACCGGCGATCACTGCCGAGCCGCCCAGACCGTAGAGCAGCAGGTGGTGCTGCAAGGGAGCGAGGCGGCCGTAGCTCAGCCAGGCCGCTTCCGGCCCCAGCGAGGGCCATAGCCAGATGAGGTTGAGCCATACGGCCAGACAGAGGCTGAGCAGGCCCCAGATGACGGCCATACGAGCGAAATCATGGCTTGCGTGATGATGATTGTTCACGTGGGATTGGCAGGCCGAAGCCTCAAGAGCTGTACGCATATCACGACCTCGTCGGCAGTGGGCGAAAGCGCAGTGCTGGTGGTGACGGTGCTGGAAGCGGCGCTGCGGGAGCGGCCATATCACCGACGCCACTGTTCAGGGTGGCAGAGCTGGCGCTGAGCGATATCACGCGCGACCATGACCGACTGACAGGCCATCCCTCGCGCTGGAATGCAGCGTTTACCCCTCATCGGTTCCAGCGTTGTCTGGCGCGAGCCGTACGAGATCAACAGGAGAATTTCGCTTGCCCGCCGTCACTTCATCATCGGACGAAGATGCCAATGCGTCCAATACGGCTGAGGTCCCCAGCCCCTACGCCGAGGAAGGCTTTCGTGTCGCCAGCCTGGCCGACGTCGCCTCGGAGCTTGCTGCTCGCCAGACCATGTCCCACGACGCGCTGACAGCGCGAGGGCCGTGGCGAGGCTGGTTGGCGGAACTGGGCCCGCTTGAGATCCATGGGCGTCCTGAGCGTGCCCTGCTATTGCATGCCCATGGTGCCGGCGCCGGGCGTGAGACCGACTTCCATCAACGGTTCGCTGCTGCCTGCCTGGCGCATGACATGGCATGGCTGGCATTCGATTTCAGCTATCTCGTCAGGATGCGCTGCGAAAGCCGCCGCCGACCGCCACCCCGGCTGCCCGGGCTGATCGAGGAGATGGCGCGCTGGTGTCAGGCGCTGATGGCGTGTGTGGCAGACGTCGACTCCTTGCGATCTCTGCCCTGGCTGGTCGGCGGCAAGTCGATGGGCAGTCGTGTGGCCTCCCATCTGTTGGTGGAATTGGCCCATATGGCGCATGCGCCGTTGCCGGTCGGGTGGTA comes from bacterium Scap17 and encodes:
- a CDS encoding DUF2063 domain-containing protein gives rise to the protein MTQASPAGGADRSALAQLQETTGAYLATPSPDTRSAAAESVISDQLASAEERLDIYAMAYRLRLFEVFGGDFEAVHTLIGDDAFGLLCRDYLAAHPPSHYSIRWAGQHFPAFVAAREPERSLVTEMAAFEWALGLALDVVDSTPLSAEALQTLAPEEWPELTLAAHPSLKRFLFHFDTPAIWKAIDNDEPPRAPVESDTPTPWIVWRQPTAGAPEVHYRSLDALEDLALGTILAAGDKGLSFGRLGELLTPQVGAEQAPGVAINLLVQWLADGLLIRP
- the fnr gene encoding fumarate/nitrate reduction transcriptional regulator Fnr; this encodes MTANAQASHRLRAHEARCQTCSLSSLCLPLALNMEDIDQFDAIIRRRAPLRKGEVLFTQGDAFDCVFTVRSGSLKQVTNENSGTEQLTGFYLPSELAGLDAIDSNCYPGTAVALETTTVCEIPFDRLNALSEQMPELRTQLFKSLSKELHEDRRMMMLLSRKTADERLASFLVNLSQRFRRRGYSPYSFRLSMARADIGNYLGLAVETISRILTRFQTQGLVDIRAREVHILHLDGLIELAEGECQGGR
- a CDS encoding DUF692 domain-containing protein, whose protein sequence is MTTAVTARLPTPASAGTGQGLGLRPEYYHEILTTLPEIDWFEAISENYMGPGFIESNGVSAGGKPLHFLERVREHYPIALHGVSLSIGGSHPIDSRYLRELRALCERIEPLWVSDHLCWTRTGAHQFHDLLPLPYTDATIDHLAERIDQVQNALGRQLLLENVSSYLTWRPDEMSEWEFLAEVSRRADCLILLDLNNVIVSSHNHGFDPLTYLDAMPAERVWQHHLAGHVRQEVSGGELCIDTHDQPVPDAVWTLYDAARARFGDVATMIERDDNFPPWSELMQEYAELRRRSGRPLMDAARTNQMADTGGLRA
- a CDS encoding cytochrome-c oxidase, cbb3-type subunit II (CcoO; FixO); translation: MRHVLLERHAGLMTALCLLTMSLGALAQLVPLGAHPSLSSAPEDLKPLSALALEGQRIYQREGCQQCHTRMVRDLPGDTARHGDATTTRARFYDRPSLWGVERWGTDLSQLPAQHDDAWQRLHLHDPRSQVPDSAMPAYPWLFERALSGEGIAARMRALQGLGVPYAEDEILAAPNDVRGTAEITALLAYLQQATPARDTASRGP
- a CDS encoding 9-hexadecenoic acid cis-trans isomerase, with protein sequence MPDLLRRLWRIPRWRWSIVLVLLLGGCSAVAIHQLDERFGPASPRERGVSHDSLAGRQWEDEVKPVIETRCVVCHGCYDAPCQLKMSSAAGIDRGMNPVPVYDGTRLLAANLTRMFEDADSTEQWRSMDFSPVLNERFDSPAANLEGSVLFRALSQKRKAPLPVTEDGLLPEDRFDLSLNRSQVCAPVEGYDKFAEDHPDWGMPYALPQVSDEEHRTLVNWLAKGGAMTGPAPLPQALMPHIEQAERFFNGDSLKQRLMNRYIYEHLFLSHVYFPGIKGADGRPIFFKLVRSSTPPGEPIKRISTRRPYDPPYAAYTADERASMPHDDAGRPRVYYRLWQERATILAKNHLPYALNDARFKRWQALFLTPDYPVDDLPDYDLKTASNPFLTFEAIPAESRYRFMLDESQNTIMGFIKGPVCRGQVAVDVINDHFWVGFTDPKMFSHPEVERTLAEEGENLSLPAEQSSNALPISSWIKFESKQAAYLKAKQRLMSQAYLDGDLRLDTRVMWDGSGWAEGPGQGRNPNAALTIYRHFDNAAVMKGLVGGVPKTGWIIDYPMLERIHYLLVAGFDVYGNLGHQLITRLYMDFLRMEGENNLLALLPAGERQAVHDSWYRDVDPGLGGLLFKKPPQFDAPSDIVWTPQELSSPDQARLGLMRRMQERLAPELVHERSLSNVVDEHVRHELQALAAVQGVSASLMPEVTIVALEDGTDESPRLYSVLRNSAHANITSLFDEEENRRPEEDTLDVLRGVAGDYPNAFWRLTPDTLTGLAERVAALESEEDYRALQADIGVRRTDPRFWEFSDSVLRTNYADRPVEAGLLDYNRLENR